A single region of the Cumulibacter manganitolerans genome encodes:
- the glnA gene encoding type I glutamate--ammonia ligase has protein sequence MDRQQQFVLRTIEERDIKFVRLWFTDVLGFLKAVAIAPAELESAFEEGIGFDGSAIEGFARVTESDMVAHPDPTTFQVIPMENGEPSDTARMFCDIKMPDGSPAWADPRHVLRRVLAKASDMGFSCYTHPEMEFFLLEDEPASGKPPRPVDQGGYFDMPTHIKAHDFRRRAVTALEAMGISVEFSHHEVAPGQQEIDLRYADALTTADNIMTFRHMMKETALEEGVYATFMPKPFTMHAGSGMHTHISLFEGENNAFHDPTDELSLSKTARHFIAGILRHARELTAVTNQFVNSYKRLYAFEGEGEISEAPAWVCWGHANRSALIRVPQYSPGKSSSTRIEVRSPDPACNPYLALAVLIGAGLKGVEEEYQLPPGAEEDVSALTSRERRAMGFADLPHNLYEALSCLEESELMPQILGEHVFDYFLRNKRQEWIGYRARVTPFEIESYLGVL, from the coding sequence GTGGATCGTCAGCAGCAGTTCGTCCTGCGCACCATCGAAGAGCGCGACATCAAGTTCGTCCGGCTGTGGTTCACCGACGTCCTGGGATTCCTCAAGGCCGTCGCGATCGCCCCCGCCGAGCTCGAGTCGGCCTTCGAGGAGGGCATCGGCTTCGACGGCTCGGCGATCGAGGGCTTCGCCCGCGTCACCGAGAGCGACATGGTCGCGCACCCCGACCCGACGACGTTCCAGGTCATCCCGATGGAGAACGGCGAGCCCTCCGACACGGCTCGGATGTTCTGCGACATCAAGATGCCCGACGGCTCCCCGGCCTGGGCCGATCCGCGGCACGTGCTGCGCCGGGTCCTGGCCAAGGCCTCCGACATGGGCTTCAGCTGCTACACCCACCCGGAGATGGAGTTCTTCCTGCTCGAGGACGAGCCGGCGTCCGGCAAGCCCCCGCGGCCGGTGGACCAGGGCGGCTACTTCGACATGCCCACGCACATCAAGGCGCACGACTTCCGCCGCCGCGCGGTGACGGCCCTGGAGGCGATGGGCATCTCCGTCGAGTTCAGCCACCACGAGGTCGCGCCGGGCCAGCAGGAGATCGACCTGCGGTACGCCGACGCGCTCACCACGGCCGACAACATCATGACCTTCCGGCACATGATGAAGGAGACGGCGCTCGAGGAGGGCGTGTACGCCACCTTCATGCCGAAGCCGTTCACGATGCACGCCGGCAGCGGCATGCACACCCACATCTCGCTGTTCGAGGGCGAGAACAACGCCTTCCACGACCCGACCGACGAGCTGTCGCTGTCGAAGACCGCCCGGCACTTCATCGCAGGGATCCTGCGGCACGCGCGCGAGCTCACCGCGGTGACCAACCAGTTCGTGAACTCCTACAAGCGCCTCTACGCCTTCGAGGGCGAGGGGGAGATCTCCGAGGCGCCCGCGTGGGTGTGCTGGGGGCACGCCAACCGGTCGGCGCTGATCCGGGTGCCGCAGTACAGCCCGGGCAAGTCCAGCTCGACCCGCATCGAGGTGCGCTCGCCGGATCCCGCCTGCAACCCGTACCTGGCGCTCGCGGTGCTCATCGGCGCGGGCCTGAAGGGTGTCGAGGAGGAGTACCAGCTGCCGCCCGGCGCGGAGGAGGACGTCTCGGCGCTGACCTCCCGCGAGCGCCGCGCCATGGGCTTCGCCGACCTGCCGCACAACCTCTACGAGGCGCTGAGCTGCCTGGAGGAGTCCGAGCTCATGCCGCAGATCCTCGGCGAGCACGTCTTCGACTACTTCCTGCGCAACAAGCGCCAGGAATGGATCGGTTACCGCGCCCGCGTGACCCCGTTCGAGATCGAGTCCTACCTCGGAGTGCTGTAG
- a CDS encoding L,D-transpeptidase, producing MNRRSPATQAALALIAVLALLLVSACTTGSGSTSAGGGAPTSEAAPTTTKAPITTAVTMNPPDGSTNVNPLTPLVVTAAQGTMTSVTVTNSEGKQVQGTLAPDGLTWTSGEPFGYARTYTVTAETTSVEGAAKQYTGTIQTVVPTNQTAVSTLPSKAGGTYGVGMPLIVRFDEPIKDKNTAEQYMKVTTNPPVEGAWYWFSSKEAHWRPKDFYTPGTTVSLDVQIYGKDLGGGLYGQKDHHTDFVIGDSVISKIDSSDLQLKVYQNGKLIRTMPGSLGMPKYPSQNGIHVVQEKYEKKIMDSSTWGLPTDAPDGYYEEVPYATRISMSGEFVHAAPWSVADQGVRNVSHGCINLSMENGKWFYENARYGDIVIISGAELELKPGDGWGDWNVDWETWKAGNK from the coding sequence ATGAACCGTAGGTCTCCCGCCACCCAGGCCGCCCTGGCCCTGATCGCCGTGCTGGCCCTCCTGCTCGTGAGCGCCTGCACGACCGGCAGCGGCTCGACGAGCGCCGGCGGTGGCGCGCCGACGAGCGAAGCGGCGCCCACGACGACGAAGGCGCCGATCACGACGGCGGTGACGATGAACCCGCCCGACGGGTCCACGAACGTCAACCCGCTCACCCCGCTGGTCGTCACGGCCGCCCAGGGCACCATGACATCGGTGACCGTCACCAACAGCGAGGGCAAGCAGGTGCAGGGCACGCTCGCGCCGGACGGCCTGACCTGGACCTCCGGCGAGCCGTTCGGATACGCCCGCACGTACACCGTGACCGCCGAGACCACCAGCGTCGAGGGCGCGGCCAAGCAGTACACGGGCACCATCCAGACCGTCGTCCCGACCAACCAGACCGCGGTGAGCACCCTGCCCAGCAAGGCGGGCGGCACCTACGGGGTCGGCATGCCGCTGATCGTGCGTTTCGACGAGCCGATCAAGGACAAGAACACCGCCGAGCAGTACATGAAGGTCACGACCAACCCGCCGGTGGAAGGCGCTTGGTACTGGTTCTCCAGCAAGGAGGCGCACTGGCGGCCCAAGGACTTCTACACGCCCGGCACCACCGTGAGCCTCGACGTGCAGATCTACGGCAAGGACCTCGGCGGCGGGCTGTACGGCCAGAAGGACCACCACACCGACTTCGTCATCGGCGACTCGGTGATCTCCAAGATCGACAGCTCGGACCTGCAGCTGAAGGTGTACCAGAACGGGAAGCTGATCCGCACGATGCCCGGCTCGCTGGGCATGCCGAAGTACCCGTCGCAGAACGGCATCCATGTGGTGCAGGAGAAGTACGAGAAGAAGATCATGGACTCCTCGACCTGGGGGCTGCCCACCGACGCGCCCGACGGCTACTACGAGGAGGTGCCGTACGCGACCCGCATCTCGATGTCGGGCGAGTTCGTGCACGCCGCGCCGTGGTCGGTGGCCGACCAGGGCGTGCGCAACGTCTCGCACGGCTGCATCAACCTGTCGATGGAGAACGGCAAGTGGTTCTACGAGAACGCGCGGTACGGCGACATCGTGATCATCAGCGGCGCCGAGCTCGAGCTCAAGCCGGGCGACGGATGGGGTGACTGGAACGTCGACTGGGAGACCTGGAAAGCCGGTAACAAGTAG
- a CDS encoding type 1 glutamine amidotransferase: MTTKPFAFIEHDKTDPPGPLLDWLTEHGYECVVIRPYAGDPLPDDLTQYAGTIVLGGGLSATSDKGFPWRSQTLEMLQRAAATSHPTLAICLGAQLVTQALGGRVERGSEGMEIGPMLSGRKDVSYKDELFETLPMAPDVIQFHGEVIAELPPGAVHLMGGPLYDHQAFRFGDRMWATQFHFETTHETFRSWIVDNEDALQRKGFDTEELVRRSEIAHPDLREVWEPFIVRFAQLATEGPADD, from the coding sequence ATGACCACCAAGCCGTTCGCCTTCATCGAGCACGACAAGACCGACCCGCCCGGGCCGCTGCTGGACTGGCTCACCGAGCACGGCTACGAGTGCGTGGTGATCCGCCCGTACGCCGGTGATCCGCTGCCGGACGACCTGACGCAGTACGCCGGGACGATCGTGCTGGGCGGCGGGCTGAGCGCCACCTCCGACAAGGGCTTCCCGTGGCGCTCGCAGACCCTCGAGATGCTCCAGCGGGCGGCCGCCACGTCGCACCCGACCCTCGCGATCTGCCTCGGCGCGCAGCTCGTCACGCAGGCGCTCGGCGGCCGCGTCGAGCGGGGGAGCGAGGGCATGGAGATCGGCCCGATGCTCTCGGGCCGCAAGGACGTCTCCTACAAGGACGAGCTGTTCGAGACGCTGCCGATGGCGCCCGACGTGATCCAGTTCCACGGCGAGGTCATCGCCGAGCTGCCGCCCGGCGCGGTGCATCTGATGGGCGGGCCGCTGTACGACCACCAGGCCTTCCGGTTCGGCGATCGGATGTGGGCGACCCAGTTCCATTTCGAGACGACGCACGAGACGTTCCGGTCGTGGATCGTCGACAACGAGGATGCGCTGCAGCGCAAGGGATTCGACACCGAGGAGCTGGTGCGGCGCTCGGAAATCGCGCACCCGGACCTGCGCGAGGTGTGGGAGCCGTTCATCGTGCGATTCGCGCAGCTGGCGACCGAGGGCCCCGCGGATGACTGA